DNA from Parageobacillus thermoglucosidasius:
GCTTTTTCGTTTTATGGCTTCCGATTCGTTGCACTTGTTTTTCTTGCAGCACCCGCAATAGCTTTACTTGCAGCGACAATGGCATTTCCCCGATTTCGTCAAGCATGATCGTCCCTTTGTCTGCTAATTCCAACAGGCCGATTTTCCCGTCTTGCCGCGCTCCTGTAAACGCTCCCTTTTCATAGCCGAATAATTCGGATTCCAGCAACGCTTCCGGTATGGCCCCGCAGTTTACTTTAATAAATGGCTTGTCTTTCCGCGGGCTTAGATGGTGAATCAAGTTGGCGATGACTTCTTTTCCGACGCCAGATGGCCCGGTTAGCAAGACGGTAGTTGGATAAGGAGCGATTTGTTGGACTTTGTCGAAAATCTGTTTCATCGCGGAGCTGCGAAATACAATTTGTTCGTTGGAACCATCAACAGAGAATGTATAGCGATGGTGGTTCATTTTCGAGAAACTTTTTGCTTTTTCAAGCTCTGCTTTCATTTGAATGAGTTGCGAGATGTCGCGAACGCTTGTCACGACCATTTCGATATCTCCTTGCTCATTGAAAACGGGGTTTCCGGTGACAATGACATCTTTTTTGCCGCCGATTTTTTGCAAGATAGAAATGCGCTTTTTTTGTTGTAAAACGAGAAGAGAGACGGATTGATCAAAATACCCTTTTTTGACTAAATCATACATATGCTTTCCGATCAGTTCTTCGCGGCGGAATCCTGTAATGGTTTCATAAGCGGAATTTACCATGATCGTAATGCCGTTTTGGTCAACAACGTAAATGCCATCTGTCGAAAATTCGATAATTGTTTCCATTTGCTTAAAAAGAGAATGGTAGTGTTCCATTTGTGATATATCTTGAAGGACGCCGATCGCTCCTATTAATTCGCCGTTTCGGTACAACGGAGTTCGATTGACGAGGCATTGGCGTCCCGCAATGGTCATTTTCACCCCGATCGAGCTTGTTTCGCTCTCAAGAACATGAGGAAGCTGGGTGGTTGGAATAAGATCACGTATATCTTTTCCTTCCCAATGTTCGTTTTCTATCTGAAGAAGTTTTTTAGCAGAAGAATTGATTAATAAAATTTTTCCATCTTGATCTACCACGATGACCGCATTATGGATGGAGGAAAAAATGCTTTCCCATATATGGGGATCGATAATGGTTTGTTTCATCCTATCGGGCCTCCTTATGTTGAGGGTGGTGAAAAAATTCAATATATGGTGAAAAAGATCACCATCAGCATTATTTGCTGTTCGTTTCTTATGGTGATTTTTTTCACCATATTTATTATTAATATTATCAAAATAAGTTATTTTAACAATATTTTTAGTCTTGGCACGATATTTGCGTTATTATTAGTTGAGCGATAAAGACAAGGAGGGAGAGCGAATGAGCGAAGAAACGAAAGGGTTATTCATCGATGGAAAATGGGTGAAGAAGCAAAGAACGTATGAATTGCGCGCCCCTTATAACGGGCAATTGTTGGCGCACATCAGCATGGCCGATGCAGACGATGTAGAGAAGGCGGTTTCCGGGGCGCAGCGGGCGTTTCAAACGATGAAGGAGTTGCCTGCCTATCAGCGCTCGGAAATTTTATTTCGGGTTGTGCAGATATTGAAAAAACGCAAGGAAGAAATGGCGCAGATTGTCGCCAAGGAAGCAGGAAAGCCGATTCGCGCCGCCCGGGGGGAACTGGAGAGAACGATCGTGACATATCAATTTGCCGCAGAAGAGGCAAAACGGATTTATGGGGAAACGATTCCGATGGATGCCGCTCCTGGCGGAGAAGGCCGCATTGGCATAACGTGGCGCGAACCGTTGGGGGTTGTCGTGGCGATTACCCCTTTCAACTTTCCTTTTAATCTTGTTGCCCATAAACTTGGCCCGGCTTTTGCCGCAGGAAATACAGTAGTATTAAAGCCGGCGGAACAAACCCCTTTAAGCGCGCTGGCGATCGCGGAAATTTTCCAAGAAGCAGGTCTTCCAGACGGGGCATTGCAAGTCATCACCGGGAGCGGCCGGGAACTTAGCGATGCTTTGCTAATGGATGAACGGGTGAAAAAAATTACGTTTACCGGAAGCGCGCCAGTGGGAAAATTGATTAAGCAAAAAGCAGGCTTAAGAAAAGTGACGCTCGAGCTTGGTTCGAACGCGGCATTAATTGTCGAACCGGATGTTGCGTTGGACAAAATCATTCCGCGGTGTGTAGAAGGAGCGTTTTCTTACGCCGGCCAAGTGTGCATTTCGCTCCAGCGCATTTATGTACATGAAACGATTTACGAAGCGTTTTGCAAACGCTTTATTGAACAGGCCAAACAGCTAAAAGTCGGCGATCCTTTAGATGAAGACACGGACATAAGCGCGATGATTCATCAAAGAGAGGCAGAGCGCATTGAATTGTGGGTCGAAGAAGCAGTTCAATCCGGAGCGAAAATTGGATTGGGCGGCATACGCAACGGCTCGGTGTATTCCCCAACGGTTTTGCTTGACGTAAAGCGGGACATGGCAGTCTCGTGCCGGGAAGTTTTTGCACCGGTTGTGTCGATTGTTCCATACCGGGAATTACAAGAGGCTATTGACATGGTCAATGATTCGGTATACGGACTGAATATCGGAATTTATACAACCAATATTCAGCGTGCTTTATATGCAGCGCGGCACATTGAGTCTGGCGCCGTGATCGTCAATGACATCCCAACGTTCCGCGTCGACCATATGCCGTATGGAGGAGTAAAAGAGAGCGGTTACGGACGCGAAGGGATTAAATACGCCGTGCAAGAGATGACGGAATTAAAGTTTGTTTCGATAAAAACAAATGTTTAAAAGGGGAGAGGAAAGGGTTATGTCCAATATGATAAAACCGCGTCCAAAGCTTTATGTCATGGATAACGGGAGAATGAGAATGGATAAAAACTGGATGATCGCGATGCATAATCCGGCGACGATTCATAATCCGAATGCGCAAACAGAGTTTGTAGAATTTCCGATTTATACGGTGTTGATTGACCATCCGGAAGGAAAAATTTTATTTGATACATCTTGCAATCCAAACTCGATGGGGCCCCAAGGGAGATGGTCGGAAGCGACTCAGCAAATGTTTCCGTGGACGGCAAGCGAAGAATGTTATCTTCACAACCGGCTTGAACAGTTAAAAGTAAGGCCAGAAGATATTAAATATGTTGTTGCTTCACATTTGCATTTGGATCACGCGGGCTGCCTGGAAATGTTTACAAACGCGACGATCATTGTCCATGAAGATGAGTTCAACGGCGCGCTCCAATGTTACGCGCGCAATCAAAAAGAAGGCGCATATATTTGGGCCGATATTGATGCATGGATAAAAAATAACTTGCAATGGCGCACGGTGAAGCGTCATGAAGACAATATTATCCTCGCTGAAGGAGTTAAAATTTTGAATTTCGGAAGCGGCCATGCGTGGGGAATGCTCGGGTTGCATGTGGAGCTTCCCGAGACGGGCGGGATCATTCTCGCTTCAGATGCGATTTATACGGCAGAAAGCTACGGGCCGCCGATTAAGCCGCCGGGCATCATTTATGACTCCCTTGGTTATATGAATACGGTCGAACGGATCCGGCGGATCGCGCAGGAAACAAATTCGCAAGTATGGTTTGGC
Protein-coding regions in this window:
- a CDS encoding aldehyde dehydrogenase family protein gives rise to the protein MSEETKGLFIDGKWVKKQRTYELRAPYNGQLLAHISMADADDVEKAVSGAQRAFQTMKELPAYQRSEILFRVVQILKKRKEEMAQIVAKEAGKPIRAARGELERTIVTYQFAAEEAKRIYGETIPMDAAPGGEGRIGITWREPLGVVVAITPFNFPFNLVAHKLGPAFAAGNTVVLKPAEQTPLSALAIAEIFQEAGLPDGALQVITGSGRELSDALLMDERVKKITFTGSAPVGKLIKQKAGLRKVTLELGSNAALIVEPDVALDKIIPRCVEGAFSYAGQVCISLQRIYVHETIYEAFCKRFIEQAKQLKVGDPLDEDTDISAMIHQREAERIELWVEEAVQSGAKIGLGGIRNGSVYSPTVLLDVKRDMAVSCREVFAPVVSIVPYRELQEAIDMVNDSVYGLNIGIYTTNIQRALYAARHIESGAVIVNDIPTFRVDHMPYGGVKESGYGREGIKYAVQEMTELKFVSIKTNV
- a CDS encoding sigma-54-dependent Fis family transcriptional regulator is translated as MKQTIIDPHIWESIFSSIHNAVIVVDQDGKILLINSSAKKLLQIENEHWEGKDIRDLIPTTQLPHVLESETSSIGVKMTIAGRQCLVNRTPLYRNGELIGAIGVLQDISQMEHYHSLFKQMETIIEFSTDGIYVVDQNGITIMVNSAYETITGFRREELIGKHMYDLVKKGYFDQSVSLLVLQQKKRISILQKIGGKKDVIVTGNPVFNEQGDIEMVVTSVRDISQLIQMKAELEKAKSFSKMNHHRYTFSVDGSNEQIVFRSSAMKQIFDKVQQIAPYPTTVLLTGPSGVGKEVIANLIHHLSPRKDKPFIKVNCGAIPEALLESELFGYEKGAFTGARQDGKIGLLELADKGTIMLDEIGEMPLSLQVKLLRVLQEKQVQRIGSHKTKKLDVRIIAATNRNLKELISQGKFREDLYYRLQVIEMYIPPLAERPEDIEPLLDHYFSFYCKLYRIDKHLSPKTKEILQRYHWPGNVRELKNLVENMVVSVPSQLIEPHDLPLHIYDQTAATFPLTLKERVEQFERRLIYEAIEKHSSLRKAAQQLGIDHSTLVKKLKKWKQAEKTPRRH
- the ahlS gene encoding AhlS family quorum-quenching N-acyl homoserine lactonase: MSNMIKPRPKLYVMDNGRMRMDKNWMIAMHNPATIHNPNAQTEFVEFPIYTVLIDHPEGKILFDTSCNPNSMGPQGRWSEATQQMFPWTASEECYLHNRLEQLKVRPEDIKYVVASHLHLDHAGCLEMFTNATIIVHEDEFNGALQCYARNQKEGAYIWADIDAWIKNNLQWRTVKRHEDNIILAEGVKILNFGSGHAWGMLGLHVELPETGGIILASDAIYTAESYGPPIKPPGIIYDSLGYMNTVERIRRIAQETNSQVWFGHDSEQFKKFRKSTEGYYE